AGTGACGTTAATCGGATTAATCGTCACAATTGTTATTGCATTGAACCAAAACAAAAAGAAATAGATCGCCCCGTCCAAAGGTGAGATCTATTTCTCCGATCTAAACCACAGCCGACCGCCCTTAAAAGCGGCTGTTGCCAAAGAGTAGGGATGTTTACGCATCCTTGCTCTTTTTTTATTATATACTTCTTGGCTATATTTTATCACAGCTTTATCAGCATTTACAATGCGGAAAAGTGAAATGAGGCAACCATCTTAATTATAGATTCGAGGTCAACCAGCCCAACGAAGTCAGTTCTTCCTCTTCATATAACTCCATAAATCTATTATAATATGGTTTAATGAAAGGGTTTACATGTCGTGAATATATACATGTTATCCTCTTACGAAAGAAGGAGTAGATATGAAATATAGAAATGTCGGCAACAGTGGTCTTAAGATTAGTGAAATCGGTCTGGGGAGTTGGTTAACGTACGGTACAGCCGCGGAGCAGGAAGCAGCTCATGCCTGTATTGCCAAAGCCGTTGAGCTTGGAATCAATTTCTTTGATACCGCGAATGCGTATAATCGGGGAGAAGGTGAAAAGGCTATGGGAGCCGCCTTGAAGCCTTATCGAAGAGAAAGCTATGTGCTTTCTACCAAGGTTTATTTTCCTATGGATTCCGGCCCTAATGACAGGGGACTGTCACGCAAGCACATTATGGAGCAATGTGAGGCGAGTCTGAAGCGCCTCGGCACGGATTATATCGACATTTACTTCTGTCATCGGTATGATCATAACACTCCTTTGGAAGAGACGCTGCGGGCGCTTGATGACCTTCAGGCCCAAGGCAAGATCCTGTACGCTGCGGTCAGTGAATGGAGTGCCGCCCAGCTCACAGATGCCTATGGCATTGGAAAAAGACTGAATCTGCGCCCGCTGATTGCCAATCAGCCGATCTATAACATGTTCGAGCGTTATATCGAACATGAGGTGCTCCCCGTATCCAGCCAGATGGGGATCGGGCAAATTGTATTTTCACCCTTGGCCCAAGGTATTCTCACGGGCAAATATAAACCGGGACAGCCCGTACCGACAGGCAGCCGCGGGGCTGATGCCTCCGTCAACCATGTCATCAGCAGCTACATGAACGATGCTGTTCTGAATTGTGTCCAGGAGCTGGATAAGCTGGCGAAGGATCAGGGTATCAACCTGTCACAGCTTGCGCTTGCCTGGATTCTGAGAGAACCGGGGATTAGCGCAGCCCTGATCGGTGCCACCAAACCAGCACAAATCGAAGAAAATGTGAAAGCAGTTGAGGTGACGCTTCAGCCGGAGATTTGTGATGAAATCGAACGGATTCTGAAGCAAGTAGAGGGATTTGAGCCTTTGCGTTAAGTGTGTCAACCCAAAACCCCGCTTTTCCTGTCTGTGACAGAGAAGGGCGGGTTTTTTTAACTTGCTTCAAGCATAGCGTAAATCCCCGAGGCTAAGTTATTTTATTGTACATGCAGGAACGAAAATGCTCAAATATTTGGAAAAAGGATAATCCTATGTGTGACTTAACTTGATATTGCGATAATCTGCTCTTAATAGTTGAGGTTTATAGTTGGTTTATATCCACTATCTCATACATTTTAAAGGATGGATGCATCGATGGGAATTCACACGTATTTTCGATCGCTTAACGAGCTGGAAAGAATTATTCGTTGTCCAGGCAAGTTTAAATTTGAAGAACACAGCGTATCTGCTCATTCATGGAAAGTGGTGCAGTATGCCAAAACGTTGGCTGATATTGAAGAGAGAAATGGTGTAAGCATTGACTGGAAAAAGCTTTACGAGATCACAAGCAGTCACGATTACGGGGAGATTTTTATTGGAGACATTAAAACGCCTGTTAAGCACTCCTCCAAGGAACTTCGGTTATTAATCCAGCAGGTCGAAGAAGGTATGATCGAGTATTTTATTGAAGAGAACATTCCGGAGGATTTTAAAGCTATTTTTCGCAAACAGTTACGTGAAGGTAAAGATGATTCTGTAGAAGGTTTAATCCTTGAAGTTGCGGATAAGATGGATCAGGTGTACGAAGCGTTTGCTGAACTTCAGCGGGGAAATACTGAAAAAGAATTTATAGTGATGTATCGTAATGCACTTGTAAAAATCAAAAATATTCAATTAAAATGCGTTGATTATTTTTTGGAAAATATCCTGCCGGATATGGTAAAGGAAGAAACACCTTCATCCATTGATATTAAAAAGATTACGGAAGAAGCGCTAGCTCTTTAATAGACTCTCTCTACTCAGAAGCCCCTGGCAGTGCTTCTGTTCATACATAATGATGTTCATTTCTGCTTGAAATGCAGTTACGAAAAAAGAACAATAAGGGACAGTGATTGAACTGTTCTTATTGCTCTCTTGGGTTGATGGTGCTATTCGAATTCAACTTTGCCAAGCGATTTTTTGGTTGGTCCTTCGATTACTTCGCCTTGATAGGAATAGCGGGAGCCATGGCACGGGCAATCCCATGTTCTTTCCGCCTCGTTCCACTCGACTTCGCAGCCCATATGGGTGCAAGTTGTGTCCACTAGGTGCAATGCTCCTTGCAGGTCTCGGTAAGCTCCCGCCCTTTTGCCATTCACCTGGACGACCGCTCCTTCGTCGTGCTGTAGTTCTTCGGCTTTTTTGTGGATCATTTCCAACTTCCCAGCAATCAAGTGTTTAGCCACATTCGCATTTTGAGTCACAAATGTTTTAATGTCAGGGTCCGCATGAAACCTTGCAGGTGAGAAAAGATCCTGGTACGGGCTTCCCTCTCCGGTAATCAGTTTCGTATTTAATAAAGCCGCTGCGACACTTGTGGTCATCCCCCATTTTTTATAACCCGTAGCAACAAGGATGTTAGGGATAGTGGATACTTCCTGCCCGATATAGGGGAGCTTGTCTAGCGTATACAAGTCTTGGGCTGACCAGCGATACATGATTTCCTTTAATCCAAATGTTTGCTCTGCGAACTTTTCTAAAGCTTCATAGTACTGGAAGGTGCAGATTCCTTGGCCCGTTTTGTGGCCTTCTCCACCGACAAGGACCATCGGTTCTCCGTTTATCAATACCGAGCGGAGCGAACGTTTTGGGGTTTCCGCACTTAGGTACATACCACCCGGATAGATCTTATCGCTCTTGACCGCTAGTACATAAGAACGTTCGGCATACAATCGCGCAAAATAAAGACCGTTTAAATCATTGAATGGAAAATGCGAGGAGGATACGACATGGTTGCACGTGATTTTCTTTCCGTCATTGGTTTTAACGATGGCAGGGCTTCCTTTTTCCACACCTGTAACGGTGGTTTGCTCATAAATTTTCCCGCCCTGACGAATGACTTGATTTGCCAAATACCTTAAGAAAGGAACCGGATTAAACTGGGCCTGGTTTTTCATCATAATAGCTGCTTTAGTTGAAAACGGCAGAGGCGTTTGCTCGACATAACTTCCCGGGA
This DNA window, taken from Paenibacillus kribbensis, encodes the following:
- a CDS encoding YfbR-like 5'-deoxynucleotidase, which gives rise to MGIHTYFRSLNELERIIRCPGKFKFEEHSVSAHSWKVVQYAKTLADIEERNGVSIDWKKLYEITSSHDYGEIFIGDIKTPVKHSSKELRLLIQQVEEGMIEYFIEENIPEDFKAIFRKQLREGKDDSVEGLILEVADKMDQVYEAFAELQRGNTEKEFIVMYRNALVKIKNIQLKCVDYFLENILPDMVKEETPSSIDIKKITEEALAL
- a CDS encoding FAD-dependent oxidoreductase produces the protein MMHNESHTKFPQFPESYWLASTDIPSFPKLSGDIQVDVAIIGAGITGITTAYLLSKKGLNVAVIDAGRMLHGTTGHTTAKITAQHDLIYGEFLSHFGKEQTRLYYEANHDALQFIKQTVEEYNIDCQFTEEDAYVYTCTDTYVEKIAAEYKAYEELGIPGSYVEQTPLPFSTKAAIMMKNQAQFNPVPFLRYLANQVIRQGGKIYEQTTVTGVEKGSPAIVKTNDGKKITCNHVVSSSHFPFNDLNGLYFARLYAERSYVLAVKSDKIYPGGMYLSAETPKRSLRSVLINGEPMVLVGGEGHKTGQGICTFQYYEALEKFAEQTFGLKEIMYRWSAQDLYTLDKLPYIGQEVSTIPNILVATGYKKWGMTTSVAAALLNTKLITGEGSPYQDLFSPARFHADPDIKTFVTQNANVAKHLIAGKLEMIHKKAEELQHDEGAVVQVNGKRAGAYRDLQGALHLVDTTCTHMGCEVEWNEAERTWDCPCHGSRYSYQGEVIEGPTKKSLGKVEFE
- a CDS encoding aldo/keto reductase family protein, whose translation is MKYRNVGNSGLKISEIGLGSWLTYGTAAEQEAAHACIAKAVELGINFFDTANAYNRGEGEKAMGAALKPYRRESYVLSTKVYFPMDSGPNDRGLSRKHIMEQCEASLKRLGTDYIDIYFCHRYDHNTPLEETLRALDDLQAQGKILYAAVSEWSAAQLTDAYGIGKRLNLRPLIANQPIYNMFERYIEHEVLPVSSQMGIGQIVFSPLAQGILTGKYKPGQPVPTGSRGADASVNHVISSYMNDAVLNCVQELDKLAKDQGINLSQLALAWILREPGISAALIGATKPAQIEENVKAVEVTLQPEICDEIERILKQVEGFEPLR
- a CDS encoding putative holin-like toxin, with the protein product MMMFGTFLVTLIGLIVTIVIALNQNKKK